From the genome of Denticeps clupeoides chromosome 4, fDenClu1.1, whole genome shotgun sequence, one region includes:
- the znf330 gene encoding zinc finger protein 330, giving the protein MPKKKTGARKKAENRKEREKLSRANREHVDVAKQPCNSAMECDKCQRRQKNRAFCYFCASVQKLPMCAQCGKTKCMKSSDCVIKHPGVHSTGMGMVGAVCDFCEAWVCHGRKCLSTHACMCPLSDADCIECERSVWEHGGRIFRCSFCHNFLCEDDQFEHQASCQVLEAETYKCVSCNRLGQHSCLRCKACYCDDHARSKVFKQEKGKAPPCPKCGHETQETKDLSMSTRTVKFGRQGGADEYGASGYDSYWKSSASGGGDQDEEEDYGDEEEYDDDEDYEDDEEDEEEEEEDGEEELAKSLSDLGVEGRKAAEAATKP; this is encoded by the exons ATGCCCAAGAAGAAGACCGGGGCGCGTAAAAAGGCGGAGAACCGCAAGGAGCGCGAGAAACTGAGTCGCGCAAACCGGGAACACGTGGACGTGGCGAAGCAGCCCTGCAACTCGGCCATG GAATGTGACAAATGTCAGAG GAGACAAAAGAACAGGGCGTTCTGCTACTTCTGCGCTTCGGTCCAGAAACTGCCGATGTGTGCCCAGTGCG GCAAAACCAAGTGCATGAAGTCTTCAGATTGCGTCATCAAGCACCCGGGGGTTCACAGCACGGGAATGGGCATGGTG GGTGCAGTGTGTGACTTCTGCGAGGCATGGGTCTGCCATGGGAGAAAGTGCCTGAGCACTCATGCTTGCATGTGCCCACTGTCTGACGCTGACTGCATCGAGTGTGAGCGCAGCGTTTGGGAACacg GAGGCAGAATATTCCGCTGCTCATTCTGCCACAATTTCCTTTGTGAAGACGACCAATTTGAACATCAGGCCAGCTGCCAAGTTTTAGAGGCGGAAACTTACAAAT GTGTTTCTTGCAACCGTCTTGGGCAGCATTCCTGTTTACGATGCAAG GCATGTTACTGTGATGACCACGCTCGAAGCAAAGTGTTCAAACAGGAGAAAGGCAAAGCTCCACCCTGCCCCAAGTGCGGCCATGAAACTCAGGAGACGAAAGACCTGAGCATGTCCA CCCGCACTGTGAAGTTCGGCCGACAGGGCGGTGCCGACGAGTATGGAGCATCGGGATATGACTCTTACTGGAAGAGCTCGGCATCTGGAGGAGGCGaccaggatgaggaggaggattaTGGTGACGAGGAAGAATACGATGATGACGAGGActatgaagatgatgaagaagatgaggaggaggaggaggaggatggcgaAGAGGAGCTGGCCAAATCTCTTTCTGATCTTGGCGTCGAAGGCAGAAAAGCAGCAGAGGCAGCGACTAAGCCATAG
- the rnf150a gene encoding RING finger protein 150a translates to MAMSLIQACRSLALSTWLLSFCFVHLLCLDFTVAEKEEWYTAFVNITYLDPLTSELRTEKTECGRYGEHSPKREARGVVLMPAAPHDRQACDPNTRFPGGSGGGGGPNATWIALVLGGNCTYRDKIRLAAVHNASAVVFFNVGSSNANETVTITDQVTGDIVAIMIPEPKGREIVALLERNISVTMYITIGTRNLQKYVSRTSVVFVSISFIVLMIISLAWLVFYYIQRFRYANARDRNQRRLGDAAKKAISKLQVRTIRKGDKETESDFDNCAVCIEGYKPNDVVRILPCRHVFHKNCVDPWLQDHRTCPMCKMNILKALGIPPNADCSDDIPPDYEDSVGGPPTNPVTGASEVTLSESSLVLDPAVGTIGLPQIYHEVDPLAQAMESNHIASSEHQPPLSSDSDTSLILAMEVGLSEVELSAEQDCEEIKT, encoded by the exons ATGGCAATGTCCCTGATACAAGCCTGTCGCAGCCTGGCACTTTCAACATGGCTGCTCTCCTTTTGTTTCGTGCATTTGCTGTGCCTGGACTTCACCGTGGCGGAGAAGGAGGAGTGGTACACGGCCTTCGTCAACATCACCTATCTGGACCCGCTGACGTCCGAGCTGCGGACGGAGAAGACGGAGTGTGGCCGCTACGGCGAGCACTCGCCCAAGCGGGAGGCCCGGGGAGTGGTGCTCATGCCCGCCGCCCCGCACGACAGGCAGGCCTGCGACCCCAACACCCGCTTCCccggcggcagcggcggcggcggcggccccaACGCGACGTGGATCGCGCTGGTGCTCGGCGGGAACTGCACGTACAGGGACAAGATCCGCCTGGCCGCGGTGCACAACGCGTCCGCGGTGGTCTTCTTCAACGTGGGCTCCAGCAACGCCAACGAGACCGTAACCATCACGGACCAGG TCACGGGCGACATTGTTGCCATTATGATCCCGGAGCCCAAAGGCAGGGAGATCGTGGCCCTTCTGGAGCGGAACATCAGCGTCACCATGTACATCACCATAGGAACACGGAACCTGCAAAAGTATGTGAGCCGGACATCAGTGGTCTTTGTCTCCATCTCCTTCATCGTCCTCATGATCATCTCCCTGGCCTGGCTGGTTTTTTACTACATCCAGAGGTTCCGCTATGCCAATGCACGTGACCGCAACCAG AGACGATTGGGAGATGCAGCCAAGAAGGCCATTAGCAAGCTCCAAGTGAGGACTATTAGGAAAGGAGACAAG GAAACAGAGTCTGACTTTGACAACTGTGCAGTGTGTATTGAAGGCTACAAGCCAAATGATGTTGTCAGGATATTGCCATGCAG GCATGTCTTCCATAAGAACTGTGTGGATCCTTGGCTCCAGGACCACAGGACCTGCCCAATGTGCAAGATGAACATCCTCAAAGCTCTGGGAATTCCA CCAAATGCTGACTGTTCAGATGACATCCCCCCAGACTATGAAGACTCTGTGGGCGGGCCGCCTACCAACCCAGTGACTGGAGCGAGTGAGGTGACGCTGAGTGAAAGCTCTCTGGTACTGGACCCTGCTGTGGGCACGATAGGCCTTCCACAAATTTACCATGAGGTCGACCCCCTTGCTCAGGCTATGGAGAGCAACCACATTGCCAGCA GTGAGCACCAGCCGCCCCTGAGCAGCGACTCGGACACCTCGCTCATCCTGGCTATGGAGGTGGGCCTTTCCGAGGTCGAGCTGTCAGCAGAACAGGACTGCGAGGAAATCAAGACTTGA